One region of Haloprofundus salilacus genomic DNA includes:
- a CDS encoding metalloprotease, whose translation MNLTFSGREIRDLAVAWVALGVAFALFFAGGDPFALLERGLVSGLLVSLLTAGVGFLLHELGHKVVAVHYGQVAEFRADYSMLVLALLSAFLGFIFAAPGAVHHRGMLTERQHGLIALAGPAVNVVLALLFLPLVFVVPSGGFLAEVANLGVIINLFLAAFNMIPFGPLDGRKVFGWSKIVYVVFTVPTVTVTAFIFIF comes from the coding sequence GTGAACCTCACCTTCAGCGGCCGCGAGATACGTGATCTGGCCGTCGCGTGGGTGGCGCTCGGGGTCGCCTTCGCGCTCTTTTTCGCCGGTGGCGACCCCTTCGCGCTCCTCGAACGGGGGCTCGTCTCCGGACTCCTCGTCAGCCTCCTGACCGCCGGCGTCGGCTTCCTCCTCCACGAACTGGGGCACAAGGTCGTCGCCGTCCACTACGGGCAGGTCGCCGAGTTCCGCGCCGACTACAGTATGTTGGTCTTGGCGCTTCTGAGCGCGTTCCTCGGCTTCATCTTCGCCGCGCCGGGGGCGGTTCACCACCGCGGGATGCTGACCGAACGACAGCACGGCCTCATCGCGCTGGCGGGACCGGCCGTCAACGTCGTGCTGGCGCTGCTGTTTCTGCCGCTCGTCTTCGTCGTCCCCTCGGGCGGATTCCTCGCCGAAGTCGCGAACCTGGGCGTGATAATCAACCTCTTCTTGGCCGCGTTCAACATGATCCCGTTCGGCCCGCTCGACGGCCGGAAGGTGTTCGGTTGGAGCAAGATCGTCTACGTCGTCTTCACCGTACCGACAGTGACTGTGACGGCGTTTATCTTCATCTTCTGA